One region of Oryza glaberrima chromosome 7, OglaRS2, whole genome shotgun sequence genomic DNA includes:
- the LOC127778313 gene encoding myb-related protein 1-like isoform X4: MTGTEQMMYHQQQVQSDSQHLSSRPGLPPEKQFLLQGGADSSSGLVLSTDAKPRLKWTSELHERFVEAVNQLGGPDKATPKTIMRLMGIPGLTLYHLKSHLQKYRLSKNLQSQANASRAQVLGCSTTEIDKPCEGNGSPASHLDLETQTNSSMHINEALQMQIEVQRRLHEQLEVQRHLQLRIEAQGKYLQSVLEKAQEALGTIAVAETAATANASSSKRLQNEHTQLHHHQQQQQVGDGSVDSCLTACDCEGSHHSRSHGHRGEQDILSIGLPPFEPAAARSGKEHHYLLFPNEPSRRRSCSDERRREMSTLQASELDLSINGRSSSHSHRRENIDLNGAGWS; this comes from the exons ATGACTGGAACTGAACAG ATGATGTATCATCAGCAACAGGTTCAGAGTGATAGCCAGCACCTGTCTTCAAGGCCGGGTTTGCCTCCGGAGAAGCAATTTCTCCTGCAAGGCGGAGCAGATTCATCATCAGGGCTTGTCCTCTCGACCGACGCTAAACCTCGGTTAAAATGGACATCAGAGTTGCATGAGCGTTTTGTGGAAGCAGTAAATCAGCTGGGAGGGCCGGACA AGGCGACGCCGAAAACAATCATGAGGCTCATGGGAATTCCTGGATTAACCCTTTACCATCTTAAGAGTCATCTTCAG AAATACCGACTTAGCAAGAATCTTCAATCTCAAGCCAATGCTTCCCGTGCACAAG TCTTAGGTTGTAGTACGACAGAGATAGATAAACCATGTGAAGGAAATGGATCACCGGCTAGTCACTTGGACCTAGAGACTCAGACAAACAG TTCTATGCACATAAATGAAGCCCTCCAGATGCAAATTGAGGTGCAGAGACGGCTGCATGAACAACTAGAG GTACAAAGACACCTGCAGCTTCGGATTGAAGCCCAAGGAAAGTACCTGCAGTCAGTGCTGGAGAAGGCGCAGGAGGCACTCGGCACCATCGCCGTAGCAGAAACTGCTGCAACTGCAAACGCCTCCTCATCGAAACGCCTCCAAAACGAGCACACCCAGCTTCAccatcaccagcagcagcagcaggtcggCGATGGATCGGTGGACAGCTGCCTGACCGCCTGCGACTGCGAGGGCTCGCATCACTCGCGCTCTCATGGCCACAGAGGAGAGCAGGACATCCTGTCCATCGGCTTGCCGCCATTTGAGCCGGCAGCAGCAAGATCAGGCAAGGAGCACCACTACCTGCTGTTCCCCAACGAGCCGAGCAGGCGACGATCGTGTTCGGATGAACGGCGCCGCGAGATGAGCACGCTGCAGGCGTCGGAGCTGGACCTCAGCATCAATGGCAGGTCGTCGTCCCACTCTCACAGGCGCGAAAACATCGATCTGAATGGTGCAGGCTGGAGCTGA
- the LOC127778313 gene encoding myb-related protein 1-like isoform X2 has translation MTGTEQMMYHQQQVQSDSQHLSSRPGLPPEKQFLLQGGADSSSGLVLSTDAKPRLKWTSELHERFVEAVNQLGGPDKATPKTIMRLMGIPGLTLYHLKSHLQKYRLSKNLQSQANASRAQGVLGCSTTEIDKPCEGNGSPASHLDLETQTNSSMHINEALQMQIEVQRRLHEQLEVQRHLQLRIEAQGKYLQSVLEKAQEALGTIAVAETAATANASSSKRLQNEHTQLHHHQQQQQVGDGSVDSCLTACDCEGSHHSRSHGHRGEQDILSIGLPPFEPAAARSGKEHHYLLFPNEPSRRRSCSDERRREMSTLQASELDLSINGRSSSHSHRRENIDLNGAGWS, from the exons ATGACTGGAACTGAACAG ATGATGTATCATCAGCAACAGGTTCAGAGTGATAGCCAGCACCTGTCTTCAAGGCCGGGTTTGCCTCCGGAGAAGCAATTTCTCCTGCAAGGCGGAGCAGATTCATCATCAGGGCTTGTCCTCTCGACCGACGCTAAACCTCGGTTAAAATGGACATCAGAGTTGCATGAGCGTTTTGTGGAAGCAGTAAATCAGCTGGGAGGGCCGGACA AGGCGACGCCGAAAACAATCATGAGGCTCATGGGAATTCCTGGATTAACCCTTTACCATCTTAAGAGTCATCTTCAG AAATACCGACTTAGCAAGAATCTTCAATCTCAAGCCAATGCTTCCCGTGCACAAGGTG TCTTAGGTTGTAGTACGACAGAGATAGATAAACCATGTGAAGGAAATGGATCACCGGCTAGTCACTTGGACCTAGAGACTCAGACAAACAG TTCTATGCACATAAATGAAGCCCTCCAGATGCAAATTGAGGTGCAGAGACGGCTGCATGAACAACTAGAG GTACAAAGACACCTGCAGCTTCGGATTGAAGCCCAAGGAAAGTACCTGCAGTCAGTGCTGGAGAAGGCGCAGGAGGCACTCGGCACCATCGCCGTAGCAGAAACTGCTGCAACTGCAAACGCCTCCTCATCGAAACGCCTCCAAAACGAGCACACCCAGCTTCAccatcaccagcagcagcagcaggtcggCGATGGATCGGTGGACAGCTGCCTGACCGCCTGCGACTGCGAGGGCTCGCATCACTCGCGCTCTCATGGCCACAGAGGAGAGCAGGACATCCTGTCCATCGGCTTGCCGCCATTTGAGCCGGCAGCAGCAAGATCAGGCAAGGAGCACCACTACCTGCTGTTCCCCAACGAGCCGAGCAGGCGACGATCGTGTTCGGATGAACGGCGCCGCGAGATGAGCACGCTGCAGGCGTCGGAGCTGGACCTCAGCATCAATGGCAGGTCGTCGTCCCACTCTCACAGGCGCGAAAACATCGATCTGAATGGTGCAGGCTGGAGCTGA
- the LOC127778311 gene encoding nuclear pore complex protein NUP214 → MAPPRELDLSDEVEGEEDGTTDFVFRLAGDPIPLLPTTSSPLPLFDLQSPPSRPLAVSNRRAAVFLAHPNGFMAATTKALIEASKEAREKGKSTTRCARDCCVADIPLPGVSLLELSRDESVLAACAGSVIHFFSASSLLTDKDVEPLSSCTLEGSSTVKDFKWLNHASKAFIVLSKDGLLSQGSLGEGLKDIMENVDAVDCCKEGTHIVLSKKNTLNILSSDFKEICCMPLLFQLWSDDSDSDDASIKVDSIGWVRDDSIVVGSVRLNEEGNEEGYLVQVIRSGGNTFFENSSKSVVFTYVDFFRGIMDDVLPSGVGPNLLLGYLHRWDLMVTSNKKSIDEHISLLKWSSATDDKKTVVYLEMLEDKYSPRIDLQENGDDNVILGFGVENVSLFQKITVTVGPEQKEVAPQHILLYLTGEGKLNIYYLARISDPSELPQTKLSAIEDSDVTKEISPVTVSGKEFTPSATSSLDKSIRPDGAELSSVQPDRDLHGSTDMKNSSPVSKAKEIVASSPAPASFLAPASNLKPGISFSFSTANSVSLSPAGSNTSSELCSSWQQSSSSNFVNNQLGKGSIPSIQPVGAFGGSQNSKKDGNLSFNKSSVFTSDGSTLVKPGERNEPGFGSHPLQSSYTTDKKVPSSVGLSSKSSPSISPIKPSSAGPSSTGFRTGNLEAFPTSRGSPLPQESIDKPHDRTHAVVDHSKNFKLGAMFDTEQDLSKKFYSINDMTKELDTLLSYIEKDGGFRDACITFQERPLSMFEGDLQNFLELLQIFKNKIAEQCSRVEDLRNKMFQVSARQAYMKGIVDQSSDTQYWDIWNRQKLSPEFEAKRQNILKANQNLTNQLVELERHFNNLEMNKFGETGRVASSRRAIYSSKARSSQTQISSVYNALNSQLAAAEQLSDCLSKQISALNISSPSTKRGSVAKELFESIGLDHTMDAAKFSGGTPSKSVKRYPSTREHITSISGPSKTAEPETARRRRESLDRSLASLEPQKTTVKRIAQQQRLKISSDLPFRSNKKIFDSQMAAMSQEKSSSSPTSSIVESYANKLHYPSEVLHEKTKPSGPQHNTLFKWVKESAGPSQGPQHKYPELPGQRKSSDQPPKLGSSSPLSFSYSHKDVWDNISSSNVPSSGTTHTMPKSSTLTFKTTVIPKTNTSTLPDLSPLMTGSKFSLSPLTVKTLSGDSGGTSSIITKNKQGGQAMPYLGTTKGLDVSPQNMGGAFRDLNKPSLSPEPPKSALLQGKTVQLGKITETVQSPVKAKPEVAFQPPAFPPTPVAQSSPCSIKPTVPSSATSSSSTMQESAAKTSDVLSPTGPSILPSKESMTKSSSPLPDGTISSSLLSIPMPVKESSTGLNKIVSKPEVVTSEVTGTTVSASTSSSVPITEGKPSSIPATSGSLPSIPVSAPKVVPVSAESVVVTSTGKDVGPSNPSSDEDDMEEEVPSASSDLNLGALGGFGLGSVPSSSPPKSNPFGNSFTTSDNKSSGSSFTLTTSPGQLFRPASLSIPSSQPAQSSQSTSSSTFSSAFSSGLSGFGQSAQIGSAQQSGFGQPSQIGAGQQAGFGQPAQIQSGFGQPAQVGVAQQSGFGQPAQIGTAQQSGFGQPAQFGAQQALGSVLGSFGQSRQLGSFGAGGFGGFASASASGGFSSNSGFAGGATGGGFSAAAAPAGGGFAAAATGGGFAALASKGGGFAAAASSGGGFGGAAQGSGFSSGGFGAFGGNQGSGFSAFAGSGSAGSGGPPANLLTQMRK, encoded by the exons atggcgccgccgcgggagctGGACCTCTCCGACGAGGtcgagggcgaggaggacggcACCACCGACTTCGTcttccgcctcgccggcgaccccatccccctcctccctaccacctcctcgccgctcccGCTCTTCGACCTCCAGTCGCCTCCCTCGCGCCCGCTCGCCGTCTCCAACCGCCGGGCCGCGGTCTTCCTTGCCCACCCCAACG GGTTTATGGCTGCGACGACCAAGGCGTTGATCGAGGCCAGCAAGGAGGCGCGCGAGAAGGGCAAGTCGACCACCCGCTGCGCACGGGACTGCTGCGTCGCGGACATCCCTCTCCCCGGGGTCTCTCTCCTCGAACTCTCCCGTGATGAATCGGTGCTTGCTGCCTGCGCAGGCAGTGTGATCCACTTCTTCTCGGCTTCTTCCCTGCTCACAGACAAG GATGTGGAACCACTGTCATCATGTACCTTGGAAGGATCCAGCACTGTGAAAGATTTCAAGTGGCTAAATCATGCTTCCAAAGCCTTTATTGTACTCTCGAAAGACGGGTTGCTGTCTCAAGGAAGTCTGGGGGAAGGTCTGAAGGACATAATGGAAAATGTTGATGCTG TTGACTGCTGCAAGGAAGGGACTCACATTGTTCTTTCAAAAAAGAATACACTTAACATATTATCATCAGATTTTAAGGAAATATGTTGCATGCCCCTCTTGTTCCAGCTATGGTCTGATGATAGTGATTCAGATGATGCTAGCATCAAAG TGGATTCGATTGGGTGGGTGCGCGATGACAGTATTGTTGTTGGTTCTGTAAGATTGAATGAAGAAGGCAATGAAGAGGGTTATCTTGTCCAAGTAATAAGAAGCGGCGGAAATACATTTTTTGAG AATTCAAGCAAGTCAGTTGTTTTCACCTATGTGGATTTTTTCCGAGGCATCATGGATGATGTTTTACCATCTGGAGTTGGACCTAATCTGCTGCTGGGCTATTTGCATCGCTG GGATCTAATGGTGACTTCCAATAAAAAGAGCATTGATGAACACATTTCTCTCTTGAAGTGGTCATCTGCAACTGATGACAAAAAAACTGTAGTATATCTTGAGATGTTGGAGGATAAATATAGTCCTAGGATTGACCTACAAG AGAATGGTGATGACAATGTCATATTGGGGTTTGGTGTCGAGAATGTGTCATTATTTCAGAAGATCACAGTAACAGTTGGTCCTGAACAAAAGGAGGTTGCTCCTCAACATATTCTACTTTATCTGACTGGTGAAGGGAAACTGAATATATATTATCTTGCCAG GATTTCTGATCCTTCTGAATTACCTCAAACAAAGCTATCTGCTATTGAAGATAGCGATGTGACGAAAGAAATTTCACCTGTAACTGTATCTGGAAAAGAGTTTACTCCAAGTGCTACCAGCTCATTGGACAAGAGTATTCGCCCAGATGGGGCTGAGCTTTCTAGTGTACAACCAG ataGAGACCTGCATGGATCAACAGATATGAAAAACAGTTCTCCAGTTTCAAAAGCCAAGGAAATAGTGGCTTCCTCACCTGCACCTGCCTCTTTCTTAGCACCAGCAAGCAACTTGAAACCTGGAATATCTTTCAGCTTTTCTACTGCTAATAGCGTCAGTTTGAGTCCAGCTGGAAGCAACACATCTAGTGAATTATGTTCTTCCTGGCAACAAAGCAGCAGTAGCAATTTCGTAAATAACCAACTTGGTAAAGGAAGCATACCTTCCATTCAGCCGGTGGGAGCATTTGGAGGATCTCAGAACTCAAAGAAAGATGGTAACCTTAGCTTTAATAAATCATCAGTGTTCACTTCTGATGGATCTACCCTGGTTAAGCCTGGAGAAAGGAATGAACCTGGTTTTGGAAGTCACCCGCTGCAAAGCAGCTACACTACCGATAAGAAAGTTCCTAGTTCAGTTGGCTTAAGTTCCAAGTCATCACCATCAATTTCTCCAATAAAACCTTCCTCAGCTGGACCTTCATCCACTGGCTTTCGCACAGGAAATCTTGAGGCATTTCCTACCTCCCGTGGATCACCTCTACCACAGGAAAGCATTGACAAACCACATGACAGAACACATGCAGTAGTGGACCATTCTAAAAATTTCAAGTTAGGCGCAATGTTCGATACTGAACAGGACCTGTCTAAAAAATTTTACAGT ATTAATGATATGACCAAGGAGTTAGATACACTCCTATCATACATAGAGAAGGATGGTGGTTTCAGAGATGCTTGCATAACCTTCCAGGAACGGCCTCTTTCTATGTTTGAGGGTGATTTGCAAAATTTTCTGGAACTGTTGCAGATCTTCAAG AACAAGATAGCAGAACAGTGTTCAAGAGTTGAAGACCTGCGGAATAAGATGTTTCAAG TCTCTGCTAGGCAAGCTTACATGAAAGGAATCGTCGACCAATCTTCAGATACCCAATACTGGGATATATGGAACCGTCAGAAATTGAGTCCAGAATTCGAAGCGAAGAGGCAGAATATTCTCAAGGCTAACCAG AATTTGACAAACCAGCTGGTAGAGCTGGAGAGGCATTTCAATAATCTGGAGATGAACAAATTTGGAGAAACAGGAAGAGTTGCTTCTAGTCGCAGAGCTATTTATTCTAGTAAGGCACGATCCAG TCAGACACAAATATCCAGTGTTTACAATGCGCTTAATTCACAATTAGCAGCAGCTGAACAACTGTCAGACTGCCTCTCAAAACAAATATCTGCACTAAATATAAGTTCTCCTTCTACAAAGCGAGGGTCAGTGGCCAAAGAGTTGTTTGAATCGATTGGTCTAGATCACACGATGGATGCAGCCAAATTTTCAGGTGGTACTCCTTCCAAGTCAGTTAAGAGATATCCATCAACGAGAGAACACATAACTAGCATATCAGGGCCTTCCAAGACTGCTGAGCCTGAGActgcaaggaggaggagagagtcACTGGATAGG AGCCTGGCTAGTTTGGAGCCTCAGAAAACTACTGTTAAAAGAATAGCGCAACAACAGCGCCTCAAGATCAGCAGTGACCTGCCATTCAGGTCaaataagaaaatatttgaTTCTCAGATGGCAGCTATGTCCCAGGAGAAGTCCAGCAGTAGCCCCACTTCCTCCATAGTAGAATCATATGCAAACAAGCTGCATTATCCAAGTGAAG TGCTGCACGAGAAAACAAAGCCGTCAGGACCCCAGCACAACACACTGTTCAAATGGGTAAAGGAATCGGCTGGACCATCTCAAGGCCCTCAGCATAAGTATCCTGAATTACCAGGGCAGCGGAAAAGTTCTGACCAGCCACCAAAGTTGGGCTCATCTTCACCGTTGTCATTCAGTTATTCACATAAGGATGTCTGGGATAATATCAGCTCATCCAATGTTCCATCCTCTGGAACAACTCATACCATGCCAAAGTCAAGTACTTTGACATTTAAAACCACTGTCATTCCAAAAACTAATACCAGTACACTCCCAGATTTGTCGCCTTTGATGACGGGCTCAAAATTCTCTCTGAGTCCATTGACCGTGAAAACTTTATCTGGGGATTCTGGAGGTACGTCATCCATTATTACAAAGAACAAACAAGGTGGACAGGCAATGCCATATTTGGGAACCACAAAAGGACTGGATGTTTCTCCACAGAATATGGGTGGTGCATTTAGAGATCTTAACAAACCGTCTTTGTCTCCTGAACCTCCCAAGTCTGCTCTGTTACAAGGGAAGACTGTGCAACTTGGTAAGATTACTGAAACAGTGCAGAGCCCAGTGAAAGCTAAACCTGAGGTGGCATTCCAACCTCCTGCATTTCCACCAACACCTGTTGCACAATCTTCTCCATGCTCTATTAAGCCAACTGTTCCCTCTTCAGCTACATCATCCTCGTCAACTATGCAAGAATCAGCTGCAAAAACATCAGATGTTTTGTCTCCAACAGGTCCTTCCATTCTTCCATCAAAGGAATCAATGACAAAATCTTCATCACCATTACCTGATGGTACCATATCTAGTTCCCTACTATCTATTCCAATGCCTGTTAAGGAGTCATCAACTGGCTTGAATAAAATTGTATCTAAGCCTGAAGTGGTTACATCAGAGGTAACTGGAACAACTGTTTCTGCAAGTACTAGCTCAAGCGTACCAATCACTGAAGGCAAACCTTCATCGATTCCAGCAACCAGTGGAAGCTTACCTTCAATTCCTGTCTCTGCACCTAAAGTGGTGCCAGTGTCTGCAGAATCTGTTGTTGTCACTTCCACCGGAAAAGATGTAGGACCGAGCAATCCCTCATCAGATGAAGATGATATGGAAGAGGAAGTTCCTTCTGCAAGTTCGGATCTCAACTTGGGAGCCCTTGGTGGGTTTGGTCTTGGGTCTGTGCCTTCTTCAAGTCCCCCAAAATCCAATCCCTTTGGGAACTCATTTACTACCTCTGACAATAAGAGTTCAGGTTCGTCATTTACCCTGACAACCAGTCCAGGACAGCTTTTCCGTCCGGCGTCACTGAGTATTCCCTCATCTCAGCCAGCACAGTCATCTCAATCAACTAGCTCAAGTACATTTTCTAGTGCATTCTCAAGTGGGCTTAGTGGATTCGGACAGTCTGCACAGATTGGATCAGCGCAGCAGTCAGGGTTTGGGCAGCCTTCACAAATTGGAGCTGGGCAGCAGGCAGGATTTGGTCAGCCAGCACAAATTCAGTCAGGATTTGGCCAACCAGCACAAGTTGGAGTTGCGCAACAGTCAGGATTTGGGCAGCCTGCACAAATTGGGACAGCACAGCAGTCAGGATTTGGGCAGCCTGCACAATTTGGTGCTCAGCAAGCACTTGGATCTGTCCTGGGTTCTTTCGGACAATCACGCCAATTGGGAAGTTTCGGTGCTGGGGGATTTGGTGGATTCGCTAGTGCCTCTGCTTCCGGGGGCTTTTCTAGCAATTCTGGATTTGCTGGTGGTGCAACAGGCGGTGGCTtttctgcagctgctgctcctgctggcGGAggatttgctgctgctgctactggtGGAGGGTTTGCTGCTCTTGCCTCCAAAGGTGGGGGTTTTGCGGCTGCGGCTTCATCTGGTGGTGGCTTTGGAGGTGCAGCCCAGGGAAGTGGCTTCAGCAGTG GTGGATTTGGAGCTTTTGGTGGTAATCAAGGGTCTGGCTTCTCGGCATTTGCTGGGAGTGGCTCTGCTGGATCTGGAGGACCCCCAGCGAATCTTTTGACACAGATGAGAAAATAA
- the LOC127778312 gene encoding probable lysophospholipase BODYGUARD 4 encodes MLAFAVIVSPSAWPRAVSSAFAAAVFAFLDVVDVLLCFVYGFLDAVFEDSPVSCYCHGSHRAAALDDDDEVSDTLYHRRSALRDALMGLVRGRSGGSPETETERRKGRSPRWSDCGCDSCRAWQRHDDGRLHFVANQPPPPPNDGAVTTTQQSGEEDAIFIHGFTSSSSFWATVFRESSILNNCRMLAVDLLGFGKSPKPANCMYRLKDHVEMIERSLIDPLNLSSFHLVSHSMGCIIALALAAKHPERVRSITLIAPPYFGACEEKASQVALKRLAEKKLWPPLQFGSAVMSWYEHIGRTVCFLVCKNHLLWERLFRLITGKRDVDFLLGDLTKHTHHSAWHTMHNVICGGAMLQDRNLEAVEAAGVPVQVIHGGDDQVVPAECGRHLKAKLPGAELRLMEGCDHKTVVFGRERAFAEELRAFWSASHQNKQLAASASGWAG; translated from the exons ATGCTCGCGTTCGCGGTCATCGTCTCGCCTTCCGCGTGGCCGAGAGCCGTCTCCTCAGCTTTCGCGGCGGCCGTCTTCGCGTTCCTGGACGTCGTCGACGTGCTCCTCTGCTTCGTGTACggcttcctcgacgccgtcttCGAGGACAGCCCGGTCAGCTGCTACTGCCACGGGAGCCAcagagcggcggcgctggacgacgacgacgaggtctcCGACACATTGTACCACCGGCGGAGCGCTCTCCGAGACGCGCTGATGGGGCTCGTCAGAGGCAggagcggcggctcgccggagacggagacggagcgGCGCAAGGGGCGGAGCCCGAGGTGGTCGGACTGCGGCTGCGATTCGTGCCGCGCATGGCAGCGCCACGACGACGGCCGGCTGCACTTCGTCGCCaaccaaccgccgccgccgccaaacg ATGGAGCAGTGACAACGACGCAGCAGAGTGGAGAAGAAGACGCCATCTTCATCCACGGCttcacctcgtcgtcgtcgttctggGCAACAGTGTTCCGCGAATCATCCATCCTCAACAACTGCAGAATGTTGGCGGTCGATCTCCTCGGCTTCGGCAAGTCTCCCAAGCCGGCAAACTGCATGTACAGACTGAAAGATCACGTCGAGATGATCGAGCGGAGCCTCATCGATCCACTCAACCTGAGCTCCTTCCATCTTGTCAGCCACTCCATGGGCTGCATCATCGCCCTCGCATTGGCTGCCAAGCACCCAGAACGAGTCAGATCAATCACACTGATTGCACCG CCGTACTTCGGAGCATGCGAAGAGAAGGCGAGCCAAGTGGCACTGAAGAGACTGGCGGAGAAGAAGCTGTGGCCGCCATTGCAGTTCGGATCCGCAGTGATGTCATGGTACGAGCACATTGGGAGGACTGTCTGCTTCTTGGTCTGCAAAAATCACCTGCTCTGGGAGCGCCTCTTCAGGCTCATCACAGGAAAGAG GGATGTGGACTTTCTGCTGGGTGATCTGACGAAGCACACGCACCACTCGGCGTGGCACACGATGCACAACGTCATCTGCGGTGGGGCCATGCTGCAGGACAGGAACCTGGAGGCCGTCGAGGCGGCCGGCGTCCCGGTGCAGGTgatccacggcggcgacgatcaGGTGGTTCCGGCGGAGTGCGGCCGCCACCTCAAGGCCAAGCTTCCCGGCGCCGAGCTCCGACTCATGGAAGGCTGCGACCACAAGACGGTGGTTTTCGGCAGGGAGAGGGCATTTGCTGAGGAGCTCAGAGCATTCTGGTCCGCGTCTCATCAGAATAAGCAGCTAGCAGCATCTGCATCAGGGTGGGCAGGTTAA
- the LOC127778313 gene encoding myb-related protein 1-like isoform X3 has product MTGTEQMMYHQQQVQSDSQHLSSRPGLPPEKQFLLQGGADSSSGLVLSTDAKPRLKWTSELHERFVEAVNQLGGPDKATPKTIMRLMGIPGLTLYHLKSHLQKYRLSKNLQSQANASRAQVLGCSTTEIDKPCEGNGSPASHLDLETQTNSSSMHINEALQMQIEVQRRLHEQLEVQRHLQLRIEAQGKYLQSVLEKAQEALGTIAVAETAATANASSSKRLQNEHTQLHHHQQQQQVGDGSVDSCLTACDCEGSHHSRSHGHRGEQDILSIGLPPFEPAAARSGKEHHYLLFPNEPSRRRSCSDERRREMSTLQASELDLSINGRSSSHSHRRENIDLNGAGWS; this is encoded by the exons ATGACTGGAACTGAACAG ATGATGTATCATCAGCAACAGGTTCAGAGTGATAGCCAGCACCTGTCTTCAAGGCCGGGTTTGCCTCCGGAGAAGCAATTTCTCCTGCAAGGCGGAGCAGATTCATCATCAGGGCTTGTCCTCTCGACCGACGCTAAACCTCGGTTAAAATGGACATCAGAGTTGCATGAGCGTTTTGTGGAAGCAGTAAATCAGCTGGGAGGGCCGGACA AGGCGACGCCGAAAACAATCATGAGGCTCATGGGAATTCCTGGATTAACCCTTTACCATCTTAAGAGTCATCTTCAG AAATACCGACTTAGCAAGAATCTTCAATCTCAAGCCAATGCTTCCCGTGCACAAG TCTTAGGTTGTAGTACGACAGAGATAGATAAACCATGTGAAGGAAATGGATCACCGGCTAGTCACTTGGACCTAGAGACTCAGACAAACAG CAGTTCTATGCACATAAATGAAGCCCTCCAGATGCAAATTGAGGTGCAGAGACGGCTGCATGAACAACTAGAG GTACAAAGACACCTGCAGCTTCGGATTGAAGCCCAAGGAAAGTACCTGCAGTCAGTGCTGGAGAAGGCGCAGGAGGCACTCGGCACCATCGCCGTAGCAGAAACTGCTGCAACTGCAAACGCCTCCTCATCGAAACGCCTCCAAAACGAGCACACCCAGCTTCAccatcaccagcagcagcagcaggtcggCGATGGATCGGTGGACAGCTGCCTGACCGCCTGCGACTGCGAGGGCTCGCATCACTCGCGCTCTCATGGCCACAGAGGAGAGCAGGACATCCTGTCCATCGGCTTGCCGCCATTTGAGCCGGCAGCAGCAAGATCAGGCAAGGAGCACCACTACCTGCTGTTCCCCAACGAGCCGAGCAGGCGACGATCGTGTTCGGATGAACGGCGCCGCGAGATGAGCACGCTGCAGGCGTCGGAGCTGGACCTCAGCATCAATGGCAGGTCGTCGTCCCACTCTCACAGGCGCGAAAACATCGATCTGAATGGTGCAGGCTGGAGCTGA
- the LOC127778313 gene encoding myb-related protein 1-like isoform X1 — protein MTGTEQMMYHQQQVQSDSQHLSSRPGLPPEKQFLLQGGADSSSGLVLSTDAKPRLKWTSELHERFVEAVNQLGGPDKATPKTIMRLMGIPGLTLYHLKSHLQKYRLSKNLQSQANASRAQGVLGCSTTEIDKPCEGNGSPASHLDLETQTNSSSMHINEALQMQIEVQRRLHEQLEVQRHLQLRIEAQGKYLQSVLEKAQEALGTIAVAETAATANASSSKRLQNEHTQLHHHQQQQQVGDGSVDSCLTACDCEGSHHSRSHGHRGEQDILSIGLPPFEPAAARSGKEHHYLLFPNEPSRRRSCSDERRREMSTLQASELDLSINGRSSSHSHRRENIDLNGAGWS, from the exons ATGACTGGAACTGAACAG ATGATGTATCATCAGCAACAGGTTCAGAGTGATAGCCAGCACCTGTCTTCAAGGCCGGGTTTGCCTCCGGAGAAGCAATTTCTCCTGCAAGGCGGAGCAGATTCATCATCAGGGCTTGTCCTCTCGACCGACGCTAAACCTCGGTTAAAATGGACATCAGAGTTGCATGAGCGTTTTGTGGAAGCAGTAAATCAGCTGGGAGGGCCGGACA AGGCGACGCCGAAAACAATCATGAGGCTCATGGGAATTCCTGGATTAACCCTTTACCATCTTAAGAGTCATCTTCAG AAATACCGACTTAGCAAGAATCTTCAATCTCAAGCCAATGCTTCCCGTGCACAAGGTG TCTTAGGTTGTAGTACGACAGAGATAGATAAACCATGTGAAGGAAATGGATCACCGGCTAGTCACTTGGACCTAGAGACTCAGACAAACAG CAGTTCTATGCACATAAATGAAGCCCTCCAGATGCAAATTGAGGTGCAGAGACGGCTGCATGAACAACTAGAG GTACAAAGACACCTGCAGCTTCGGATTGAAGCCCAAGGAAAGTACCTGCAGTCAGTGCTGGAGAAGGCGCAGGAGGCACTCGGCACCATCGCCGTAGCAGAAACTGCTGCAACTGCAAACGCCTCCTCATCGAAACGCCTCCAAAACGAGCACACCCAGCTTCAccatcaccagcagcagcagcaggtcggCGATGGATCGGTGGACAGCTGCCTGACCGCCTGCGACTGCGAGGGCTCGCATCACTCGCGCTCTCATGGCCACAGAGGAGAGCAGGACATCCTGTCCATCGGCTTGCCGCCATTTGAGCCGGCAGCAGCAAGATCAGGCAAGGAGCACCACTACCTGCTGTTCCCCAACGAGCCGAGCAGGCGACGATCGTGTTCGGATGAACGGCGCCGCGAGATGAGCACGCTGCAGGCGTCGGAGCTGGACCTCAGCATCAATGGCAGGTCGTCGTCCCACTCTCACAGGCGCGAAAACATCGATCTGAATGGTGCAGGCTGGAGCTGA